In Nakamurella antarctica, the following are encoded in one genomic region:
- a CDS encoding metallophosphoesterase, with product MTGISRSGLGIAVAGAAGFAIATAGYARFVEPQLFALRRIELPILAPGSWPLRVLHLSDLHLLPSQHRKIAWLSGLAQLHPDIVVNTGDTLSGSKSVPTAVTALGGLLDVPGVFVFGNNDYTEPVRRSPHRYFLPRGPRLSGKALPWRDLRAAQLEHGWLDLSNKRGDITIRGQQIAFGGVDDPHTDRDRYTDIAGAADSHASVRIGVLHAPEPELLDRFATDGYDLLLAGHTHGGQVRVPGIGAVVTNCGIDRSRARGLSRWGSTSWLHVSAGIGANPYLPVRFLCRPEATLLTLIAKQAPAG from the coding sequence GTGACCGGCATTTCGCGTTCCGGACTCGGCATCGCCGTAGCCGGGGCTGCTGGGTTCGCGATTGCCACGGCGGGCTACGCCCGCTTTGTCGAGCCGCAGTTGTTCGCCCTACGCCGGATCGAGCTGCCTATCCTGGCGCCAGGATCTTGGCCGCTGCGGGTCCTGCACCTTTCGGATCTGCATTTGCTGCCGAGCCAGCACCGTAAAATTGCGTGGCTGAGCGGCCTGGCTCAATTGCACCCGGACATCGTCGTTAATACGGGCGATACGCTGTCCGGCAGTAAATCGGTGCCCACGGCAGTGACAGCTCTTGGTGGGCTGTTGGATGTGCCCGGAGTTTTCGTTTTCGGCAACAACGACTACACCGAACCGGTTCGTCGGAGCCCGCATCGATATTTCTTGCCCAGGGGGCCGCGCCTGAGCGGCAAGGCGCTTCCCTGGCGCGATCTGCGGGCCGCTCAGCTGGAGCACGGCTGGCTCGACCTGTCCAATAAGCGCGGCGACATCACCATCCGGGGGCAACAGATTGCCTTTGGCGGTGTGGATGATCCACACACTGATCGCGACAGATACACCGACATAGCAGGCGCCGCTGACTCTCACGCCAGTGTGCGGATCGGTGTGCTGCATGCGCCGGAGCCAGAACTCCTCGACCGCTTCGCCACAGACGGTTACGACCTCCTCCTGGCTGGACACACACACGGTGGCCAGGTCCGGGTTCCAGGGATCGGGGCTGTCGTCACCAACTGCGGGATTGATCGCAGCCGAGCTCGTGGCCTCTCGCGGTGGGGATCTACATCATGGCTCCATGTTTCCGCTGGTATCGGCGCCAATCCATATCTGCCGGTGAGGTTTTTATGTCGCCCAGAGGCGACTTTGTTGACACTGATCGCGAAGCAGGCACCGGCGGGATAG